The following proteins come from a genomic window of Sorghum bicolor cultivar BTx623 chromosome 3, Sorghum_bicolor_NCBIv3, whole genome shotgun sequence:
- the LOC8054956 gene encoding transcription factor GTE4 yields the protein MPRPKRPPPGFASEPRYPRPRPRTAAAASAPASAPASAPSPGGGAAGGGAGSCYDLSRAFGRCRALLDDLLRHDDGWVFDAPVDARALGLRDYYTVVADPMDLGTVLRRLERRRYVYPTAFADDVRLTFRNAMSYNDEGDPVYESAAELSGIFEARWASIEAELPHPLPPDDKLPRLPVARVPEKRDVRLRKKKGKMAGKADAAALDELDLLVPDPEHGADSPMQDP from the exons ATGCCGCGTCCAAAGCGCCCGCCGCCCGGCTTTGCCTCGGAGCCCAGGtacccgcggccgcggccgcggacggcggcggcggcgtcggctcCAGCTTCCGCTCCCGCTTCGGCTCCGTCTCCTGGGGGCGGCGCGGCAGGAGGCGGCGCCGGCAGCTGCTACGATCTCAGCCGCGCGTTCGGACGCTGCCGTGCGCTCCTGGACGACCTACTGCGGCACGACGACGGGTGGGTTTTCGACGCCCCTGTAGACGCGCGCGCCCTCGGCCTCCGCGACTACTACACCGTCGTCGCCGACCCCATGGATCTCGGCACCGTGCTCCGCCGCCTTGAGCGCCGCCGCTACGTCTACCCAACCGCGTTCGCGGACGACGTCCGCCTCACGTTCCGGAACGCCATGTCATATAACGACGAGGGCGACCCCGTTTACGAGAGCGCCGCCGAACTCTCCGGGATATTCGAGGCCAGGTGGGCTTCCATCGAAGCGGAGCTCCCGCACCCGCTCCCGCCGGACGACAAGCTGCCGCGGTTGCCGGTGGCCCGGGTCCCCGAGAAGCGGGATGTGCGCCTGCGGAAGAAAAAGGGCAAGATGGCGGGCAAGGCGGATGCCGCGGCGCTGGATGAGCTTGACCTGCTGGTCCCAGACCCAGAGCATGGCGCCGACTCCCCGATGCAG GATCCATGA
- the LOC8054957 gene encoding malate dehydrogenase, mitochondrial, with the protein MEDTVAEKKPRTAGDRDGDGCNGEPSGTAESGGLAPDWWRGSPRRCWWRCWPSRPRRRLLRRCVLPLAPRRRQRRPLRPRPVHELHPLKKKVLKPKQRPEIPLRFHPIPSHPTSSTPPVPLSPSSSDPRSQAPPQNPSPNSTMRPSLLRSTSQLLRRRSYSSASGQPERKVAILGAAGGIGQPLSLLMKLNPLVSSLSLYDIAGTPGVAADVSHINSPALVKGFMGEEQLGEALEGSDVVIIPAGVPRKPGMTRDDLFNINAGIVKNLSAAIAKYCPNALVNMISNPVNSTVPIAAEVFKKAGTYDEKKLFGVTTLDVVRAKTFYAGKANLPVTDVNVPVVGGHAGITILPLFSQATPATNSLSDEDIKALTKRTQDGGTEVVEAKAGKGSATLSMAYAGAVFADACLKGLNGVPDIVECSFVQSTVTELPFFASKVRLGKNGVEEVLGLGELSDFEKEGLEKLKSELKSSIEKGIKFANEN; encoded by the exons ATGGAGGACACAGTAGCGGAGAAGAAACCCCGGACCGCCGGCGATAGAGATGGAGACGGCTGCAATGGCGAGCCGTCCGGCACCGCAGAGAGCGGCGGCTTGGCGCCAGACTGGTGGAGAGGCTCCCCGAGGCGCTGCTGGTGGAGGTGCTGGCCGTCTCGACCTCGACGACGCTTGCTCCGCCGCTGCGTCCTGCCGCTCGCTCCACGCCGCCGCCAACGTCGCCCTCTCCGCCCTCGACCTGTCCATGAGCTTCAccctctcaaaaaaaaa GTTTTGAAACCCAAGCAGCGACCCGAAATTCCTCTTCGATtccatcccatcccatcccatcccacATCGAGTACTCCCCCAGTCCCCCTTTCGCCTTCGTCCTCCGATCCCAGATCTCAAGCCCCGCCGCAGAACCCAAGCCCCAACTCCACGATGAGGCCGTCGCTGCTGAGATCCACGTCCCAGCTCCTCCGCCGCCGGAGCTACTCCTCCGCATCCGGGCAGCCTGAGCGGAAGGTGGCCATCCTCGGCGCGGCGGGCGGCATCGGGCAGCCGCTGTCGCTGCTCATGAAGCTCAACCCACTCGTCTCGTCGCTCTCGCTCTACGATATTGCCGGCACCCCAGGTGTCGCGGCCGACGTCTCCCACATCAACTCCCCCGCCCTG GTGAAGGGCTTCATGGGAGAGGAACAGCTTGGGGAAGCGCTAGAGGGCTCCGACGTGGTAATCATCCCGGCTGGCGTGCCGAGGAAGCCCGGCATGACCAGGGACGACCTCTTCAATATCAACGCTGGCATCGTTAAGAACCTCAGCGCCGCCATCGCCAAGTACTGCCCCAAT GCCCTTGTCAACATGATCAGCAACCCTGTGAATTCAACTGTACCAATTGCTGCTGAGGTTTTCAAGAAGGCTGGGACATATGATGAGAAGAAGTTGTTTGGCGTGACCACCCTTGATGTTGTTCGCGCCAAGACTTTCTATGCCGGGAAGGCTAATTTACCAGTAACCG ATGTGAATGTCCCTGTTGTTGGCGGTCATGCGGGTATCACCATCCTGCCATTGTTCTCACAA GCCACCCCTGCAACCAACTCATTGTCTGATGAAGACATCAAGGCTCTCACCAAGAGGACACAGGATGGTGGGACTGAAGTTGTTGAGGCAAAGGCTGGGAAGGGCTCTGCAACCTTGTCCATGGC GTATGCTGGCGCTGTTTTTGCAGATGCATGCTTGAAGGGTCTCAATGGAGTTCCGGATATCGTTGAGTGCTCTTTTGTTCAATCAACTGTAACAGAGCTTCCATTCTTTGCGTCCAAG GTGAGGCTTGGGAAGAATGGAGTTGAGGAAGTGCTTGGGTTGGGCGAGCTGTCGGACTTTGAGAAAGAAGGGTTGGAGAAGCTCAAGAGCGAGCTCAAGTCTTCAATTGAGAAGGGTATCAAGTTTGCAAATGAGAACTAG
- the LOC8058239 gene encoding GDSL esterase/lipase At1g28600, whose amino-acid sequence MPSSFPARGGRGLLLPAAVVVLVLLDAVAPAAGCYPRVFSFGDSLADTGNCLFVYGNNSGQAGLRPPYGETFFHRATGRASNGRLVVDFIADALGLPFVRPYLSGGSAEDFACGANFAVGGATALSPEEIRARGFDNMGNQVGLDMEMEWFRDLLHLLCPGNLAGCSDMMNQSLFLVGEIGGNDYNFPLLSGVPLEKIRTMTPSVVAKISSTISELIQLGAKTLMVPGNLPIGCVPDYLMIFKSDKEEDYEPQTGCLRWMNEFSQYHNKLLVEELKKLRKLHPGVTIIYADYYGAAMEIFLSPEQYGCSDMISQSLFIVGEIGGNDYNLPLLSRVPIEKIRSFTPSVVAKISSTITELIGLGAKNLVVPGNLPIGCVPKYLLIFKSDDKEDYEPETGCLRWMNEFSEYHNKLLLEELEKLRKLNPGVTIIYADYYGAAMEIFHSPERFGIEEPLVACCGGEGPYGVSLSTACGYGDYKVCDNPDKYGSWDGFHPSEAAYKGIAMGLLRGTYTQPSIASTTSSCPQLTELGSSVEYKSRGTVLHFSAVAHVIGWVLFYLLFFSYRGAFTIHRRYTKRNYRIILGGPQTLRTSQ is encoded by the exons ATGCCTTCCTCATTCCCCGCGAGAGGAGGACGAGGGCTCCTCCTGCCGGCGGCGGTTGTGGTGCTAGTACTATTGGATGCAGTGGCGCCAGCGGCGGGTTGCTATCCGCGCGTGTTCAGCTTCGGGGACTCGCTGGCGGACACCGGCAACTGCCTCTTCGTCTACGGCAACAACTCTGGCCAGGCCGGGCTCCGGCCACCCTACGGCGAGACCTTCTTCCACCGCGCCACCGGGCGCGCCTCCAATGGACGCCTCGTCGTCGACTTCATCG CGGACGCGCTGGGCCTCCCGTTCGTGCGGCCGTATCTGAGCGGAGGGAGCGCGGAGGACTTCGCGTGCGGGGCCAACTTCGCCGTGGGCGGCGCCACGGCGCTCAGCCCGGAAGAAATCCGCGCAAGGGGTTTCGACAACATGGGCAATCAAGTGGGGCTCGACATGGAGATGGAGTGGTTTCgcgacctgctccaccttctctgCCCCGGCAACCTCGCTG GTTGCTCAGATATGATGAACCAATCTCTCTTCTTGGTTGGAGAAATCGGGGGTAATGACTACAACTTTCCTCTTCTTTCTGGAGTTCCCTTGGAGAAAATTCGCACCATGACTCCGAGTGTTGTTGCGAAAATTTCTTCTACGATCAGC GAATTGATTCAGCTAGGAGCCAAGACTCTTATGGTTCCAGGAAACCTCCCTATTGGATGTGTCCCAGACTATCTGATGATATTCAAGAGTGATAAGGAAGAGGATTATGAACCACAGACAGGTTGTCTTAGGTGGATGAACGAGTTCTCACAGTACCACAACAAGCTTCTCGTGGAGGAGCTTAAGAAGCTTCGCAAGCTCCATCCTGGAGTAACCATCATCTATGCGGATTACTATGGAGCTGCTATGGAGATTTTCCTTTCCCCTGAACAATATG GTTGCTCAGACATGATAAGTCAATCCCTCTTCATCGTTGGAGAAATTGGGGGCAATGACTACAACCTACCTCTTCTCTCCAGAGTGCCGATTGAAAAGATTCGCTCATTCACACCAAGTGTCGTTGCCAAAATTTCTTCAACAATCACC GAATTGATTGGGCTAGGAGCCAAGAATCTGGTAGTTCCTGGGAACCTCCCAATTGGGTGTGTCCCAAAATATCTGTTGATATTCAAGAGTGACGACAAAGAAGATTATGAGCCAGAGACAGGTTGCCTCAGGTGGATGAACGAATTTTCAGAGTACCACAACAAGCTTCTCTTGGAGGAGCTGGAGAAGCTGCGCAAGCTTAATCCTGGTGTGACTATTATCTATGCTGACTATTATGGAGCTGCAATGGAAATTTTCCATTCCCCTGAACGATTTG GTATCGAGGAACCTTTGGTGGCTTGCTGCGGTGGAGAAGGACCCTATGGTGTGTCCCTTTCTACAGCCTGTGGATATGGAGACTACAAGGTGTGTGATAATCCAGACAAGTATGGCTCGTGGGATGGTTTCCATCCATCGGAAGCTGCATACAAAGGCATTGCAATGGGCCTTTTGCGAGGGACATACACACAACCATCTATTGCTTCCACCACCAGTTCCTGTCCACAGCTCACTGAGCTCGGCTCTTCTGTTGAATACAAG AGCCGCGGTACTGTACTGCACTTCTCGGCAGTGGCCCACGTGATTGGTTGGGTTTTGTTTTACCTTCTCTTTTTCAGTTACAG GGGTGCTTTTACCATCCATAGAAGGTATACCAAGAGGAACTACAGAATTATACTTGGGGGTCCCCAAACTCTTCGTACCTCCCAATGA